A genomic window from Prunus persica cultivar Lovell chromosome G2, Prunus_persica_NCBIv2, whole genome shotgun sequence includes:
- the LOC18784877 gene encoding uncharacterized protein LOC18784877 — MGKGVIWATAEDLARNRGRVLSLYRQILRSLNSPDLPLNLAARLAKKAEARAIFVVASEERSLHNIDDLIDAAHYSLSLLRKGEIPKYIQ; from the coding sequence ATGGGAAAGGGTGTGATATGGGCAACGGCAGAGGACTTGGCAAGAAACAGAGGACGCGTTCTCTCACTGTATCGCCAAATTCTGAGAAGCCTCAACTCACCGGATTTGCCTCTGAATTTGGCAGCAAGGCTGGCCAAGAAAGCTGAGGCGCGCGCAATCTTCGTGGTGGCGTCTGAGGAGAGGTCCCTGCACAACATTGATGACCTCATTGATGCTGCTCACTACTCTCTTTCCCTCTTAAGGAAAGGAGAAATACCCAAGTACATCCAATGA
- the LOC109947363 gene encoding uncharacterized protein LOC109947363, producing MTLPRFVVVKSNHNKKYLRYLKTEDGEEDAPAEFLKFTGEEAGSHYAKYEVEMAKSTENKGFVHIRCCYNNKYWVSVNGMDKFEGDVLIVAGADEPEEDQSKPSCTLFEPVYVDPIDEEDDDNKPDDKAEDDLEEDNQVVQFRHVQLGRYTCLHNDSDALVLFGGSNSTTDDPNNLESRDVCTVVNWESLVILPKHVVFKGDDDNYITAQMSDYHGDDDDGDGPNLMFHGNDINDPGVANEIFMNADGTLQIKNIFFERYWRLAKEEWIWADAFNPTPRDKNYKDTLYKAIKLYDKTIALINVGNNNYCKRYASGICALSANVPNLSIYSHLKVEEPVKSRTIYKVKYRLDHARTYNYQTDFEIATAEAVNFTQETTTVTLKLLYRRLSSCSWNDINRIYSMKLKTTIEAPGVPRITTHEGGLNKVKISDGFKGDVQWGETEAYQTEVETLCVVDVPAKSVLKVRLLATTASCDVPFSYSRQDTRSNGQVHVTNDLDDGFYSGINAFNFKYNTKEEKLG from the coding sequence ATGACATTGCCAAGGTTTGTGGTGGTAAAATCAAACCACAACAAAAAGTACTTGCGCTACCTAAAAACAGAAGATGGAGAGGAGGACGCCCCGGCGGAGTTTCTCAAATTCACCGGAGAAGAGGCCGGGAGCCATTACGCAAAGTACGAAGTGGAGATGGCAAAGAGTACCGAGAACAAGGGATTTGTCCACATTAGATGCTGTTACAACAATAAATACTGGGTAAGCGTCAATGGCATGGATAAGTTCGAAGGCGATGTTTTGATTGTTGCAGGGGCAGACGAACCGGAGGAAGACCAATCCAAACCCTCATGTACCTTGTTCGAGCCGGTCTACGTAGATCCAATagacgaagaagacgacgaCAATAAACCGGACGATAAAGCTGAAGATGACCTTGAGGAGGACAATCAGGTAGTCCAATTTCGCCACGTCCAGCTCGGACGCTACACTTGCTTGCACAACGATTCGGATGCGCTAGTACTTTTCGGAGGCTCAAACTCTACCACAGACGATCCGAACAACCTAGAGTCCCGGGATGTGTGCACTGTCGTCAATTGGGAATCGCTGGTGATTTTGCCGAAACACGTGGTGTTCAAGGGCGATGATGACAACTACATCACCGCCCAAATGAGCGACTACCACGGGGACGACGACGATGGCGATGGACCAAACCTCATGTTCCACGGTAATGATATTAATGATCCGGGTGTGGCGAACGAGATCTTCATGAACGCGGACGGAACCCTACAAATAAAGAATATTTTTTTCGAAAGATATTGGAGACTCGCCAAGGAAGAGTGGATCTGGGCGGACGCATTTAACCCGACCCCCAGAGACAAAAACTATAAAGACACGTTGTATAAGGCGATCAAGCTTTACGACAAAACCATAGCTCTCATTAACGTTGGGAACAACAATTACTGCAAGAGATATGCGAGCGGGATATGTGCTCTCAGTGCCAACGTCCCTAATCTCTCCATATACTCtcatctcaaggtggaagagCCTGTTAAGTCGAGGACCATATACAAAGTCAAGTATCGCCTTGACCACGCCAGGACCTACAATTACCAAACTGACTTCGAAATCGCCACCGCAGAGGCCGTCAACTTCACCCAAGAAACCACCACTGTAACCCTAAAGCTGTTGTACAGGAGGCTGAGTAGTTGCAGTTGGAATGATATCAACAGAATTTACTCGATGAAGCTCAAAACCACCATTGAAGCTCCAGGCGTTCCGAGAATCACGACACACGAAGGCGGATTGAATAAGGTTAAAATTTCGGATGGGTTTAAAGGAGATGTCCAGTGGGGAGAGACCGAGGCCTACCAAACTGAAGTGGAGACTCTGTGCGTGGTTGATGTGCCGGCAAAGAGTGTGCTGAAGGTGAGGCTGCTGGCCACGACCGCTTCATGTGACGTCCCGTTCTCCTACTCTCGTCAGGACACTCGTAGCAACGGCCAGGTGCATGTCACAAACGACTTGGACGATGGTTTTTACAGTGGTATCAATGCCTTCAACTTCAAGTACAATACCAAGGAAGAAAAGCTGGGATGA